The Pedosphaera parvula Ellin514 genome has a segment encoding these proteins:
- a CDS encoding response regulator: protein MMKPVIWTVDDDPGVLRAVERDLRRQYGDRYRVISADSGAAALEGVKQLKLRNEPVALFLVDQRMPRMSGVEFLEKAIELYPEAKRALLTAYADTDAAIRAINSVHIDHYLMKPWDPPEERLYGVVDDMLDDWQASYHPTFQGVRVIGNQWSPHSVEVRDFLGRNFVPHQWLNIEKDEAAKQLLSTTGADATSLPIVVFPDGSFMNNPPTAEVARKLGLKTKAEFPFYDLVVVGAGPAGLAAAVYGAADGLHTLLIEREAPGGQAGRSSRIENYLGFPMGLSGNDLARRAVAQARRFGAEILAPQEVKGVRVEGPARVLTLADGSEIGCRALLIATGIAFRKLDVPGLDRLSGSGVYYYAPMSDAFSYREGDIYIVGGANSAGQAALYFSKLARKVTMLVRGNGLSDSMSQYLENQIVATKNIEVKLNSSVLAVAGIDHCETITIQNNKTCATETVSASALLIYAGAVPRTDWLADIVERDAQGYLISGQHLMLEGRRPPGWTAERDPFYLETSVPGIFVAGDVRHRSAKGVTSGVGEGAMAVKLVHQYLGLL from the coding sequence ATGATGAAACCAGTGATTTGGACAGTGGACGACGATCCGGGCGTGCTGCGGGCCGTGGAACGGGATCTGCGCCGGCAATACGGAGATCGTTACCGAGTCATCTCCGCAGATTCAGGCGCAGCAGCTCTTGAAGGAGTCAAACAGCTGAAACTCCGCAATGAGCCCGTGGCTCTCTTCCTTGTAGACCAAAGAATGCCGCGCATGTCTGGCGTGGAGTTCCTGGAAAAGGCAATTGAACTTTATCCGGAAGCAAAGCGGGCGCTGTTGACTGCCTACGCGGACACCGATGCGGCTATTCGCGCCATCAATAGTGTTCATATCGATCACTACCTGATGAAACCCTGGGATCCGCCGGAGGAACGGCTTTACGGAGTGGTCGATGACATGCTCGATGATTGGCAGGCTTCCTATCATCCCACCTTTCAGGGCGTGCGGGTCATTGGAAATCAGTGGTCACCGCATTCGGTCGAGGTGCGTGATTTTCTGGGACGCAATTTTGTGCCCCACCAATGGCTCAATATTGAGAAGGACGAGGCGGCGAAGCAACTGCTTAGCACTACTGGCGCCGACGCCACCTCCCTGCCGATCGTGGTTTTTCCTGATGGCTCCTTCATGAACAACCCGCCTACGGCGGAGGTTGCTCGCAAGCTGGGATTGAAAACCAAGGCAGAGTTTCCATTTTACGATTTGGTGGTGGTTGGCGCCGGACCGGCTGGCCTGGCTGCTGCCGTCTATGGTGCTGCCGATGGTTTGCACACGCTTCTCATCGAACGGGAAGCCCCCGGCGGACAGGCGGGCCGAAGTTCCCGCATCGAGAATTATCTCGGCTTTCCGATGGGGCTCAGTGGTAACGATCTGGCCCGGCGGGCAGTGGCTCAAGCCCGGCGGTTTGGTGCGGAAATCCTCGCGCCACAGGAAGTCAAGGGCGTCAGGGTCGAAGGTCCCGCCCGTGTGCTGACGCTCGCGGATGGCTCGGAGATCGGTTGCCGGGCACTGCTCATTGCCACGGGGATTGCTTTCAGAAAACTGGACGTGCCCGGATTGGACCGGCTCAGCGGCTCCGGCGTTTATTATTATGCGCCGATGTCCGACGCGTTTTCCTATCGGGAAGGTGATATTTACATCGTCGGCGGTGCAAATTCCGCCGGCCAGGCCGCCCTGTATTTTTCCAAGCTCGCCCGCAAGGTCACGATGCTGGTGCGCGGTAACGGGTTGTCGGATTCAATGTCGCAGTACCTGGAAAACCAGATCGTTGCGACGAAGAATATCGAGGTGAAATTAAACTCCAGTGTCCTCGCTGTGGCAGGCATTGACCACTGTGAAACCATTACAATTCAGAACAACAAAACGTGTGCGACGGAAACTGTCTCCGCCAGCGCGCTATTGATTTACGCCGGCGCTGTCCCACGGACGGACTGGCTCGCCGACATCGTTGAACGGGACGCGCAAGGCTACCTGATTTCCGGGCAGCACCTCATGCTCGAAGGCCGACGCCCGCCTGGCTGGACTGCGGAGCGCGACCCGTTTTATCTCGAAACCAGCGTTCCGGGGATCTTCGTTGCCGGTGATGTCCGTCATCGCTCCGCCAAAGGCGTCACCTCGGGAGTGGGGGAAGGTGCCATGGCGGTGAAGCTCGTTCACCAATACCTCGGCCTGCTATGA
- a CDS encoding formate/nitrite transporter family protein, translating to MKERSSAKGNLDRRQEQEANPAEKEQLREEEEVQHRTAIGAHVVYEAILKEGEQELSRPASALAFSGLAAGLSMGFSFLTQGFLEAHLPATKWAPLVAKLGYSVGFLIVILGRQQLFTENTLTPVLPFLRHPNIRTLSQIARLWIAVFLANWVGTMLFAWVLGHSSIIEDSSRDTFLKIGRQAMGDSFGGTMLKAVFAGWLIALLVWLLPYAETGRVTVIIIMTYVIALGSFSHIIAGSVDTFYLVALHDRTFGQYLIQFMLPTLIGNIIGGIALVTALNHAQVVAGTDHD from the coding sequence ATGAAGGAGCGGTCATCAGCCAAAGGGAATCTCGACCGTCGCCAGGAGCAGGAGGCGAATCCTGCGGAGAAGGAACAGTTGCGCGAAGAGGAGGAGGTGCAACATCGGACCGCCATCGGCGCGCACGTCGTATATGAGGCCATCCTGAAAGAAGGGGAACAGGAACTGAGCCGGCCCGCCTCGGCTCTGGCGTTCTCCGGACTGGCTGCCGGGTTATCGATGGGGTTTTCCTTTCTCACTCAAGGATTTCTCGAGGCGCATTTGCCGGCAACCAAATGGGCGCCGCTCGTTGCCAAGTTGGGATATTCCGTTGGTTTCTTGATTGTCATCCTCGGCCGGCAACAACTCTTCACTGAAAATACCCTCACGCCAGTGTTGCCGTTTTTGAGGCATCCGAATATCCGCACGTTGTCACAAATTGCCCGGCTTTGGATTGCTGTGTTCCTCGCCAACTGGGTGGGAACGATGCTGTTCGCATGGGTGCTGGGGCATTCGTCCATTATCGAGGACTCTTCGAGGGATACGTTTCTTAAAATTGGTCGCCAAGCCATGGGCGACAGTTTCGGCGGGACAATGCTGAAGGCAGTATTCGCGGGCTGGTTGATTGCATTGCTCGTCTGGTTGTTGCCGTATGCAGAAACCGGACGGGTTACGGTCATTATCATTATGACCTACGTCATTGCGCTGGGTTCCTTTAGCCACATCATCGCCGGTTCAGTGGACACCTTCTATCTGGTGGCCCTTCACGATCGCACCTTCGGTCAATACCTGATCCAATTCATGCTGCCAACGTTGATCGGAAACATCATCGGGGGTATCGCCCTGGTAACGGCACTGAACCACGCGCAAGTGGTGGCGGGTACTGATCATGATTGA
- a CDS encoding ATP-binding protein, translated as MFPIHQRQRGFGFFFRCICLLATLLAASTHAANGPAFITITNLQELCRAVETRQRVECDVDLTVTVCAADAAACALVLQDDSGRAVCELDAPGRVIFPGERLRISATRCELIRRQWSVAIAAAPVVNIGGIHPVEEKSGRIHLEAGLQPIRLFYFNAKNPANLAVRWSGPKMLPQPVPAGALFRAPAGVAGGTNQITSGLDYFCYDDTPATLDDVRNQMPTLAGTAINFDIALRVPEEYVAMQFRGWLAVPRTGEYEFTVRSDDGSELYVGGFHPKITLLASNTPPTASRAWLDQSPAAPPNAEWVTLDGRISFVGQEADGLVLGLQSGNHALRLWLANPGNISPSLLLNAIVRATGLLRQVAGLDGQKQFGIMSVVGAANFQVREIAAEQWDKYPLTSIASLSTAPPGNFIAHLHGRVSGLQPDGNFILDDGFDTIPVRAEMPSLTNGLDIEVLGQFERDGVKTVAHPAYCRPLARPPTTLPLLTTAAQVQQLSVSEAARQYPVRMRGVVTCQVEWLGAAVQDDTRGVFFNFDTAYHDGLEVGDFVEINGVTAAGDFAPVIVAKTLLVQGRGQMPEPARPSWNQLISGSLDSQYAEVRGIITAVQTNTVTLLTDGGKINVQVHNTSEATLRRLQNTLVRIRGCLLAEWDAQTRQVRVGEIKFRNPVIEAEQLPVAEPFAAPVKTIADLLRFDLHASGFQRVKVSGQVVHAGDDEFFLMSDGRGLRFRPADLINLSVGDLVDVVGIPDVSGPSPVLHEALARKTGSAPLPMARPWPDAEFSRNGLDAARVVVDARLIGIHHTDMAWMLDLQTGLRSYQALFNTPEDLARKFPLGSRLRLTGIYAAPTRGQKSDLSSFVLLLNSAADIQLLERPPWWNLRRLLFIVVALLLGLLAAVGWITQLRHKVEQRTRLLEREHVRREKAERERALEMERSRIARDLHDDLGSSLTEIRVMASTGLRSREADARAFPLFTAIAGKAHSLVSALDVIVWAVDPEANSLQSLADYLSSYAADYLGTANIACRFKIPVSLPATTVNGRMRHDLFLAVKETLHNIVQHSHATEVEFHLRTVKQLLEIDIVDNGLGFDLEAAIEQGHGLKNIPERLARMGGSAQLTSLTGRGTTVSIRLLLPAATE; from the coding sequence GTGTTCCCAATTCATCAACGCCAGCGTGGGTTTGGGTTTTTCTTTAGGTGCATCTGCCTGCTGGCCACGTTATTAGCCGCCTCGACCCATGCCGCCAATGGCCCGGCGTTCATCACCATAACCAATCTCCAGGAACTATGCCGGGCGGTGGAAACCAGGCAACGCGTCGAGTGTGACGTGGATCTCACGGTCACCGTCTGCGCGGCCGATGCGGCGGCGTGCGCCCTGGTCTTGCAAGACGATTCGGGCCGGGCCGTTTGCGAACTGGATGCCCCTGGCCGCGTGATTTTTCCAGGTGAACGCCTCCGGATTTCGGCCACGCGCTGCGAATTGATCCGTCGGCAGTGGTCGGTGGCCATCGCTGCTGCGCCGGTCGTGAACATCGGCGGCATTCATCCCGTCGAAGAAAAATCCGGCCGCATTCATCTGGAAGCCGGACTGCAACCCATCCGGCTTTTTTATTTCAACGCGAAGAATCCCGCCAATCTGGCCGTGCGCTGGTCCGGACCGAAAATGCTGCCGCAGCCGGTTCCGGCCGGGGCGCTGTTTCGGGCACCGGCCGGGGTGGCGGGCGGCACCAACCAGATCACGTCCGGGCTGGATTATTTTTGCTATGACGACACGCCCGCCACGTTGGACGACGTGCGCAACCAGATGCCAACCCTTGCCGGCACGGCCATAAATTTCGATATTGCCTTACGGGTGCCGGAGGAATATGTGGCCATGCAATTTCGCGGCTGGCTGGCCGTGCCACGCACGGGCGAATATGAATTCACCGTGCGCTCCGACGACGGCAGCGAACTCTACGTCGGCGGCTTCCATCCGAAAATCACCCTGCTCGCCTCCAACACCCCGCCTACGGCCAGTCGTGCGTGGTTGGATCAATCCCCGGCCGCGCCGCCCAATGCTGAGTGGGTCACGCTGGATGGCCGCATCAGTTTTGTCGGACAGGAAGCGGACGGGCTGGTACTCGGTTTGCAGTCCGGCAATCACGCGCTCCGCCTGTGGCTCGCAAACCCCGGAAACATTTCACCCTCGCTGCTGCTCAACGCCATTGTGCGCGCCACTGGCCTGCTCCGCCAGGTTGCCGGGCTCGATGGACAAAAGCAGTTTGGCATCATGTCCGTGGTCGGCGCGGCAAATTTCCAAGTCAGGGAAATCGCTGCCGAGCAGTGGGACAAATATCCTTTGACGTCCATTGCCAGCTTGTCCACCGCGCCACCGGGAAATTTCATCGCCCATCTGCACGGGCGAGTGAGTGGGCTACAACCCGATGGTAACTTCATCCTGGACGACGGTTTCGATACGATCCCCGTCCGTGCGGAGATGCCAAGCCTGACCAACGGACTTGACATCGAAGTTCTTGGCCAGTTTGAGCGCGACGGAGTGAAGACAGTAGCCCATCCTGCGTATTGTCGTCCCCTGGCCCGCCCACCCACCACGCTGCCCCTGCTCACTACTGCCGCACAGGTGCAACAGTTGAGCGTGAGCGAGGCTGCCCGCCAGTATCCCGTGCGGATGCGCGGCGTCGTCACCTGCCAGGTGGAATGGCTCGGGGCGGCGGTGCAGGACGACACTCGCGGCGTGTTTTTCAATTTTGATACCGCCTACCACGACGGGCTGGAGGTAGGTGACTTTGTGGAAATCAACGGTGTAACGGCGGCGGGCGATTTCGCACCAGTCATCGTGGCAAAAACACTGCTCGTGCAGGGACGCGGCCAGATGCCCGAACCGGCACGACCCAGCTGGAACCAGCTCATCAGTGGCAGCCTGGATTCACAATACGCCGAGGTGCGCGGCATCATCACCGCCGTGCAGACCAACACGGTCACCCTGCTGACCGACGGTGGAAAAATCAACGTGCAAGTACACAATACCAGCGAAGCAACGCTGCGCCGGCTGCAAAACACGCTGGTGCGCATCCGTGGCTGCCTGCTGGCAGAGTGGGACGCGCAAACCCGCCAGGTGCGCGTGGGTGAAATCAAGTTCCGCAACCCCGTCATCGAGGCGGAGCAGTTGCCCGTGGCGGAGCCGTTTGCCGCGCCCGTCAAAACCATTGCCGACCTTCTCCGGTTTGACCTGCACGCAAGCGGCTTCCAGCGCGTGAAAGTTTCCGGTCAGGTTGTTCATGCGGGCGATGACGAGTTCTTCCTCATGTCGGACGGACGGGGTCTCCGTTTCCGTCCGGCTGACCTAATCAATTTGTCGGTAGGCGACCTGGTAGATGTGGTGGGAATCCCGGATGTGAGCGGGCCGTCGCCAGTTTTGCATGAGGCCCTGGCCCGCAAAACTGGATCAGCCCCGCTGCCGATGGCGCGGCCCTGGCCGGATGCGGAATTTTCCAGAAACGGCCTGGATGCCGCCCGCGTAGTGGTGGACGCCCGGCTGATTGGCATTCATCACACCGACATGGCGTGGATGCTGGATCTGCAAACCGGCCTGCGCAGCTACCAGGCGTTGTTCAATACGCCGGAGGATCTGGCCCGGAAATTTCCGCTGGGCAGCCGGCTCCGGCTGACCGGAATCTATGCGGCTCCGACCAGGGGGCAAAAAAGCGATCTCTCGTCGTTTGTGCTGCTGTTGAATTCGGCTGCGGATATCCAATTACTGGAACGTCCGCCGTGGTGGAACCTGCGCCGCCTGCTGTTCATCGTCGTTGCGCTTCTCCTCGGATTGCTCGCGGCAGTCGGGTGGATCACGCAATTGCGCCACAAGGTGGAGCAGCGGACCCGGCTGCTGGAACGGGAGCATGTCCGGCGCGAAAAGGCGGAACGCGAACGGGCGTTGGAAATGGAGCGCTCCCGCATCGCGCGCGATCTGCATGATGATCTCGGCTCCAGCCTCACGGAAATTCGCGTTATGGCCAGCACAGGCCTCCGTTCGCGCGAGGCCGATGCCCGGGCTTTCCCCCTCTTCACCGCCATTGCCGGCAAGGCGCACAGCCTGGTTTCGGCACTGGACGTCATTGTATGGGCCGTGGATCCCGAGGCCAATTCATTGCAGTCGCTCGCGGATTATTTGAGCAGCTATGCGGCGGACTATCTGGGCACCGCCAACATCGCCTGCCGTTTCAAAATTCCCGTGTCACTGCCGGCCACGACGGTGAACGGTCGGATGCGGCACGATCTCTTTCTCGCGGTAAAGGAGACACTGCACAACATCGTGCAACATTCCCACGCCACGGAGGTGGAATTTCATCTCCGCACCGTGAAACAACTGCTGGAAATTGACATCGTGGACAACGGTCTCGGCTTTGATCTTGAGGCCGCCATCGAACAGGGCCACGGTTTGAAAAACATTCCCGAACGGCTCGCACGCATGGGCGGCAGCGCTCAACTGACCTCCCTCACCGGGCGGGGCACCACTGTCAGCATCCGCCTCCTGCTGCCGGCCGCCACGGAGTAG
- a CDS encoding prepilin-type N-terminal cleavage/methylation domain-containing protein produces MNLFSNNYAVCAPIANSQRTIPVIPSMKKFKGFTLIELLVVIAIIAILAGLLLPALSAAKFKAKVINCTSNHKQWCLMASIYASDDSQGQMPSFPTTSSGGNPTDVATNFLSNLKAYNFSVPMFFCPVRQSELDAANQWFYLNGTPSHKSISSVDDLNQYFTSPTGRSVNGGYAKLFHDWWVPRTTTLSSGTYFPVPTGTGQSAPAGVEAWPLKTTDKGAAFQPIISDLAEGNGTTNVSSIPKNEAHFTSSGLSSINCGYADGHVETHNKSKIAWQFTGNNGAQSYFY; encoded by the coding sequence ATGAACTTATTCAGCAACAACTACGCTGTTTGCGCGCCAATAGCCAACAGCCAGCGAACCATTCCTGTAATACCGTCAATGAAAAAGTTCAAAGGATTTACCTTAATTGAACTGCTTGTCGTTATCGCCATCATCGCCATTCTGGCGGGGCTGCTGCTCCCGGCGCTCTCCGCCGCCAAATTTAAGGCCAAGGTCATCAACTGCACCTCGAATCACAAGCAGTGGTGCCTGATGGCCAGCATTTACGCCTCGGATGACTCCCAAGGCCAAATGCCGTCTTTTCCTACAACCTCCTCCGGCGGGAATCCGACGGATGTGGCCACCAATTTTCTATCAAATTTGAAAGCCTATAATTTCTCCGTGCCGATGTTTTTTTGTCCGGTTAGGCAGTCCGAATTGGATGCTGCAAACCAATGGTTTTATTTGAATGGCACACCAAGTCATAAAAGCATCAGTTCGGTTGATGATCTGAACCAGTATTTTACATCTCCCACCGGGCGTTCGGTAAACGGTGGTTATGCCAAACTCTTTCATGATTGGTGGGTGCCGCGCACAACGACGTTGAGTAGCGGAACCTACTTTCCGGTGCCGACGGGTACGGGTCAATCGGCCCCTGCTGGTGTTGAGGCCTGGCCGCTAAAAACCACCGACAAAGGGGCTGCTTTCCAGCCCATCATCTCTGATTTGGCGGAGGGTAACGGGACAACCAATGTCAGCAGCATTCCCAAAAACGAAGCCCATTTCACCAGCTCCGGCCTGTCCTCCATCAATTGCGGCTACGCTGATGGGCACGTTGAAACCCATAACAAGTCGAAGATCGCCTGGCAGTTCACCGGCAACAATGGCGCACAAAGCTATTTCTATTGA
- a CDS encoding carbonic anhydrase family protein: MKSACLLLLATVLVWSGCTSTRQEYSARPSYITQTHETQSAVTPPQALEMLKQGNERFASGHSLHRNLREQVKRTSAHQYPYAAVVSCIDSRAPAELIFDQGIGDIFNARIAGNIINDDILGSLEYSTKVAGAKLILVVGHTGCGAVGAACDGTKMGHITELLAHIQPAVEAVKTPPGEDRSSKNQSFVDKVAEDNVVVSMETIRSRSSILNDLINRGDVALVGAMYDVKTGRVRFLVSPSAAR, from the coding sequence ATGAAATCTGCCTGCCTGCTGCTACTTGCGACCGTGCTCGTTTGGAGCGGTTGCACCTCAACGCGCCAGGAATACTCGGCGCGTCCAAGCTACATTACCCAGACCCATGAAACCCAAAGTGCCGTCACGCCACCGCAAGCTTTGGAAATGCTAAAGCAAGGCAACGAGCGCTTTGCCTCCGGCCATTCACTGCATCGCAATCTCCGCGAACAGGTAAAGAGAACCAGCGCGCATCAATATCCGTACGCGGCCGTCGTGAGTTGTATTGATTCGCGCGCTCCTGCCGAACTTATTTTTGATCAGGGCATTGGTGATATCTTCAATGCGCGAATTGCTGGCAACATCATCAATGACGACATTCTTGGCAGCCTGGAATACTCGACCAAGGTTGCCGGGGCCAAATTGATTCTAGTGGTGGGGCATACGGGTTGCGGCGCAGTTGGGGCAGCTTGTGACGGCACGAAAATGGGGCATATCACCGAACTCCTGGCACACATTCAACCGGCCGTGGAAGCCGTGAAAACTCCGCCGGGTGAGGATAGATCCTCGAAGAATCAGTCGTTCGTTGATAAAGTGGCTGAGGACAATGTGGTGGTGAGCATGGAAACCATTCGCTCGCGGAGCAGCATACTCAACGATCTTATCAACCGCGGAGACGTTGCTCTCGTCGGCGCCATGTATGATGTGAAGACCGGCCGGGTGCGGTTTCTGGTGAGTCCGTCCGCAGCGCGTTAA
- a CDS encoding ATP-binding protein translates to MSPIELQQVRSTPLFAGLTDAQLGCLEPGEVIEAPAGAVLGAEGERTGFFYVLLEGEVRITRTYDRQSILMGVTKPGNYLGEVMLLLDIPWVSVARVSKPARLFRLDEESFWRMLTTCQSVAREIFRSASNRMRNMEGYSQQREKLVSLGTMAAGLAHELNNPASAARRAAAHLQETSDKVQSLLCQLGHVLETEHWQHLLNAAQEASERKAPVLDSLARSDHAESIANWLDAHGVPGAWDIAPTFVNAGLDSAWLAELTDKLPPVSHVDAFCWLEARLNLKSLVNQVDQSTGRIAELVKAVKSYSYMDRSPMQEVDIHEGIESTLTILGHKLKNVTLVRAFDGSVPRIMAYGSELNQVWTNLIDNAIDAVNGTGKICVGTSLEHDQLVVEIVDNGAGIPADVQSRMFEPFFTTKSVGTGTGLGLIISNRIIGDRHGGEIEFESRPGETRFKVRLPIHHEQAATPPT, encoded by the coding sequence ATGAGCCCAATTGAACTCCAACAGGTCCGTTCCACGCCTCTGTTTGCCGGGCTGACCGATGCGCAACTGGGTTGCCTGGAACCGGGTGAAGTAATTGAAGCGCCAGCCGGCGCGGTACTGGGTGCCGAAGGGGAACGGACCGGGTTCTTTTATGTGCTGCTCGAAGGGGAAGTTCGTATCACGCGCACCTACGATCGCCAGTCAATTCTCATGGGCGTTACCAAGCCGGGAAACTACCTGGGCGAAGTCATGCTCCTGCTGGACATTCCCTGGGTATCCGTCGCCCGCGTGTCAAAGCCCGCCCGGTTGTTCCGACTGGATGAAGAGAGTTTTTGGCGGATGTTGACCACCTGCCAATCCGTGGCCCGGGAGATTTTTCGTTCCGCCTCAAACCGGATGCGGAACATGGAAGGCTACTCGCAGCAACGGGAAAAACTCGTTTCCCTGGGCACCATGGCGGCAGGATTGGCCCACGAATTGAACAACCCGGCGTCGGCGGCACGGCGAGCCGCCGCCCACCTGCAGGAAACCTCGGACAAAGTCCAATCGCTTCTCTGCCAACTCGGTCACGTGCTTGAGACTGAGCATTGGCAACATCTTTTAAATGCCGCACAAGAGGCTTCCGAACGAAAGGCTCCCGTGCTCGACTCGCTCGCGCGCAGTGACCATGCGGAATCCATCGCCAACTGGCTGGATGCTCATGGCGTGCCTGGCGCCTGGGACATCGCCCCTACCTTCGTCAATGCCGGATTGGACTCGGCCTGGCTGGCTGAATTGACTGACAAACTTCCGCCGGTGAGCCATGTGGATGCTTTTTGTTGGCTGGAGGCTCGCCTTAATCTGAAGTCGCTGGTTAATCAAGTGGATCAAAGCACGGGGCGCATTGCGGAATTGGTCAAGGCCGTCAAATCCTATTCTTACATGGACCGCTCTCCGATGCAGGAAGTGGATATCCACGAGGGAATTGAGAGCACCTTGACGATACTGGGCCACAAACTGAAGAATGTGACACTGGTCCGGGCATTTGATGGCTCCGTGCCGCGCATCATGGCTTACGGCAGCGAACTCAATCAGGTGTGGACCAACCTTATTGATAACGCCATCGACGCGGTAAATGGCACTGGTAAAATCTGCGTCGGCACCAGCCTGGAACATGACCAGCTGGTGGTTGAAATCGTGGACAACGGGGCTGGCATTCCTGCGGATGTCCAGTCGCGCATGTTCGAGCCTTTTTTTACCACGAAATCAGTTGGCACCGGCACTGGTCTTGGCCTGATCATCAGCAACCGGATTATCGGCGACCGTCACGGCGGTGAAATCGAATTCGAATCCCGTCCTGGCGAAACTCGTTTCAAAGTCCGACTTCCCATCCACCACGAACAAGCCGCCACTCCTCCCACTTAA